A portion of the Pogoniulus pusillus isolate bPogPus1 chromosome 6, bPogPus1.pri, whole genome shotgun sequence genome contains these proteins:
- the POLL gene encoding DNA polymerase lambda isoform X1 translates to MLQPAVAAELHIKPMEPQGIVKAFPKRKKVRDDSGRIIPPKIPKERGTEVPEEWLKPVTAYVLQAGIGQARAKIFHEQILQNGGAVHNQLSSEVTHIIVAEDMDCDRAFRLLKLTRLPSGLQLVKASWLSACIRDQKLLSTAGYGVFISRRYLEEGELQEEQQRQALGSEEIQSPADEGAAKPNTEAQVEDTLQQDLGTLGQQQLAEKDSDDEDSEGEDANVTQGDLEALISGHYPVKSSEETSDSSAIVAQPVSKWVCAQSSNSKKVNHNQCITEKLEVLAKAYSVQGDKWRALGYSKAINALKSYHKPITSYQEACKIPGVGKRMAEKILEILESGHLRKLDHISESVPVLELFSNIWGAGVKTAQMWYQQGFRTLDDIRSKATLSSQQAVGLKHYTDFQERMPREEAAQIEQTVRQAALALKPGLVCVACGSYRRGKPTCGDVDVLVTHPDGQSHRGVFSKLLDSLHRSGFLTDDLVSQEDNGDQKKYLGVCRLPGPAQRHRRLDIIVVPYSEFACALLYFTGSAHFNRSMRALAKTKGMSLSEHALSSAVVRGPGGTKVASGHILPTPTERDVFIQLGLPYREPSERDW, encoded by the exons atgctgcagccag CAGTTGCAGCTGAACTTCACATAAAGCCAATGGAGCCACAAGGGATTGTCAAAGCTTTTCCCAAAAGGAAGAAGGTGAGGGATGACTCAGGGCGAATCATCCCTCCAAAGATCCcaaaagagagaggaacagaAGTACCTGAGG AGTGGCTgaagccagtcactgcctatGTGTTGCAAGCTGGCATTGGCCAAGCCAGGGCCAAGATCTTCCATGAGCAGATTCTCCAGAATGGGGGTGCTGTACACAACCAGCTGTCCTCAGAGGTCACACACATCATTGTGGCTGAAGATATGGACTGTGATCGGGCCTTTCGGCTCCTTAAATTAACCAGGCTACCTTCGGGGTTGCAGCTAGTGAAGGCCTCGTGGCTGAGTGCTTGCATCAGAGATCAGAAGCTGCTGAGTACTGCTGGCTATGGTGTCTTTATCTCTCGCAG GTACCTGGAGGAGGGAGAACTACAGGAAGAGCAACAGCGGCAGGCCTTGGGCAGTGAAGAGATCCAGTCCCCAGCAGATGAGggagcagcaaaaccaaatACTGAAGCACAGGTTGAGGATACCTTGCAGCAAGACCTGGGCACCcttggacagcagcagctggctgag AAAGACTCTGATGATGAAGACAGTGAAGGAGAAGATGCTAATGTCACCCAGGGAGATCTGGAAGCATTGATTTCTGGCCACTACCCTGTGAAATCATCAGAGGAGACCAGCGACAGCTCTGCCATAGTGGCCCAGCCTGTCAGCAAGTGGGTTTGTGCCCAGTCCTCCAACAGCAAGAAGGTGAATCACAACCAATGCATCACAGAGAAGCTGGAAGTGTTGGCAAAGGCCTACTCTGTCCAGGGGGACAAATGGAGAGCTCTGGGTTACTCCAAAGCCATCAATGCCCTTAAGAGCTACCACAAACCAATCACCTCCTACCAG GAAGCCTGTAAAATCCCTGGGGTTGGGAAACGGATGGCGGAGAAGATCCTGGAGATCTTGGAGAGCGGGCACCTGCGCAAGCTGGATCACATCAGTGAGAGTGTGCCTGtgctggagctcttttccaacatCTGGGGAGCAGGGGTCAAGACAGCTCAGATGTGGTACCAGCAG GGTTTCCGGACGCTGGATGATATCCGCAGCAAGGCGAcgctcagcagccagcaggcgGTGGGGCTGAAACACTACACCGATTTCCAGGAGCGCATGCCTCGAGAGGAAGCTGCACAGATAGAGCAGACC GTCAGACAAGCTGCCCTGGCCCTGAAGCCTGGACTCGTGTGTGTGGCATGTGGGTCCTACCGTCGGGGGAAGCCCACCTGTggagatgtggatgtgctggtcACTCACCCAGATGGGCAGTCTCACCGTGGAGTGTTCAGCAAGCTGCTTGACAGCCTTCACAGAAGTG GCTTCCTTACGGATGACCTGGTGAGTCAGGAGGACAATGGTGATCAGAAGAAGTACCTGGGGGTGTGCCGCCTCCCTGGGCCGGCCCAGCGTCACCGCCGGCTTGACATCATCGTGGTGCCTTACAGCGAGTTTGCCTGCGCTCTGCTCTACTTCACCGGCTCGGCTCACTTCAACCGCTCTATGCGGGCCCTGGCCAAGACCAAAGGCATGAGCCTCTCCGAGCATGCCCTCAGCTCGGCCGTGGTGCGAGGCCCTGGAGGCACCAAGGTGGCATCTGGCCACATACTGCCCACTCCCACTGAGAGAGATGTCTTCATTCAGCTGGGGCTGCCCTACCGGGAGCCCTCAGAACGAGACTGGTGA
- the POLL gene encoding DNA polymerase lambda isoform X2: protein MEPQGIVKAFPKRKKVRDDSGRIIPPKIPKERGTEVPEEWLKPVTAYVLQAGIGQARAKIFHEQILQNGGAVHNQLSSEVTHIIVAEDMDCDRAFRLLKLTRLPSGLQLVKASWLSACIRDQKLLSTAGYGVFISRRYLEEGELQEEQQRQALGSEEIQSPADEGAAKPNTEAQVEDTLQQDLGTLGQQQLAEKDSDDEDSEGEDANVTQGDLEALISGHYPVKSSEETSDSSAIVAQPVSKWVCAQSSNSKKVNHNQCITEKLEVLAKAYSVQGDKWRALGYSKAINALKSYHKPITSYQEACKIPGVGKRMAEKILEILESGHLRKLDHISESVPVLELFSNIWGAGVKTAQMWYQQGFRTLDDIRSKATLSSQQAVGLKHYTDFQERMPREEAAQIEQTVRQAALALKPGLVCVACGSYRRGKPTCGDVDVLVTHPDGQSHRGVFSKLLDSLHRSGFLTDDLVSQEDNGDQKKYLGVCRLPGPAQRHRRLDIIVVPYSEFACALLYFTGSAHFNRSMRALAKTKGMSLSEHALSSAVVRGPGGTKVASGHILPTPTERDVFIQLGLPYREPSERDW, encoded by the exons ATGGAGCCACAAGGGATTGTCAAAGCTTTTCCCAAAAGGAAGAAGGTGAGGGATGACTCAGGGCGAATCATCCCTCCAAAGATCCcaaaagagagaggaacagaAGTACCTGAGG AGTGGCTgaagccagtcactgcctatGTGTTGCAAGCTGGCATTGGCCAAGCCAGGGCCAAGATCTTCCATGAGCAGATTCTCCAGAATGGGGGTGCTGTACACAACCAGCTGTCCTCAGAGGTCACACACATCATTGTGGCTGAAGATATGGACTGTGATCGGGCCTTTCGGCTCCTTAAATTAACCAGGCTACCTTCGGGGTTGCAGCTAGTGAAGGCCTCGTGGCTGAGTGCTTGCATCAGAGATCAGAAGCTGCTGAGTACTGCTGGCTATGGTGTCTTTATCTCTCGCAG GTACCTGGAGGAGGGAGAACTACAGGAAGAGCAACAGCGGCAGGCCTTGGGCAGTGAAGAGATCCAGTCCCCAGCAGATGAGggagcagcaaaaccaaatACTGAAGCACAGGTTGAGGATACCTTGCAGCAAGACCTGGGCACCcttggacagcagcagctggctgag AAAGACTCTGATGATGAAGACAGTGAAGGAGAAGATGCTAATGTCACCCAGGGAGATCTGGAAGCATTGATTTCTGGCCACTACCCTGTGAAATCATCAGAGGAGACCAGCGACAGCTCTGCCATAGTGGCCCAGCCTGTCAGCAAGTGGGTTTGTGCCCAGTCCTCCAACAGCAAGAAGGTGAATCACAACCAATGCATCACAGAGAAGCTGGAAGTGTTGGCAAAGGCCTACTCTGTCCAGGGGGACAAATGGAGAGCTCTGGGTTACTCCAAAGCCATCAATGCCCTTAAGAGCTACCACAAACCAATCACCTCCTACCAG GAAGCCTGTAAAATCCCTGGGGTTGGGAAACGGATGGCGGAGAAGATCCTGGAGATCTTGGAGAGCGGGCACCTGCGCAAGCTGGATCACATCAGTGAGAGTGTGCCTGtgctggagctcttttccaacatCTGGGGAGCAGGGGTCAAGACAGCTCAGATGTGGTACCAGCAG GGTTTCCGGACGCTGGATGATATCCGCAGCAAGGCGAcgctcagcagccagcaggcgGTGGGGCTGAAACACTACACCGATTTCCAGGAGCGCATGCCTCGAGAGGAAGCTGCACAGATAGAGCAGACC GTCAGACAAGCTGCCCTGGCCCTGAAGCCTGGACTCGTGTGTGTGGCATGTGGGTCCTACCGTCGGGGGAAGCCCACCTGTggagatgtggatgtgctggtcACTCACCCAGATGGGCAGTCTCACCGTGGAGTGTTCAGCAAGCTGCTTGACAGCCTTCACAGAAGTG GCTTCCTTACGGATGACCTGGTGAGTCAGGAGGACAATGGTGATCAGAAGAAGTACCTGGGGGTGTGCCGCCTCCCTGGGCCGGCCCAGCGTCACCGCCGGCTTGACATCATCGTGGTGCCTTACAGCGAGTTTGCCTGCGCTCTGCTCTACTTCACCGGCTCGGCTCACTTCAACCGCTCTATGCGGGCCCTGGCCAAGACCAAAGGCATGAGCCTCTCCGAGCATGCCCTCAGCTCGGCCGTGGTGCGAGGCCCTGGAGGCACCAAGGTGGCATCTGGCCACATACTGCCCACTCCCACTGAGAGAGATGTCTTCATTCAGCTGGGGCTGCCCTACCGGGAGCCCTCAGAACGAGACTGGTGA